A single Polynucleobacter acidiphobus DNA region contains:
- the hisD gene encoding histidinol dehydrogenase, translating into MSVKIRRLTSRDPGFEKTLLSSLSIPSADDQAIDQIVLGILERIEREGDAALLQYTQQFDRLAVNQVGDLEITSADLATAYQSLVQEQASALRAAAERVRAYHERQKIETGCHSWEYTESNGTRLGQKITPLDRVGIYVPGGKAAYPSSVLMNAIPAKVAGVGEIVMVVPTPDGARNPLVLAAAHLAGVDRVFTIGGAQAVGALAYGTQTVPAVDKIVGPGNAYVAAAKRRVFGRVGIDMIAGPSEILVLCDGSTDPDWIAMDLFSQAEHDELAQSILLCPDKEFIDRVDASIQKLLPQMPREKVIRASLQNRALLIEVDDMAQACQIANLIAAEHLEICANNPDQWAAQIRHAGAIFMGSYTSESLGDYCAGPNHVLPTARTARFSSPLGVYDFIKRSSLIEVSEAGAQSLGPIASTLAHGEGLQAHARAAEMRLTKK; encoded by the coding sequence ATGAGTGTCAAGATTCGACGCCTTACGAGCCGAGACCCTGGCTTTGAAAAGACCTTGCTATCGAGTTTATCGATTCCATCGGCCGACGATCAAGCCATTGATCAGATTGTGCTTGGGATTTTAGAGCGCATTGAGCGCGAGGGCGATGCGGCACTGTTGCAATACACCCAGCAATTTGATCGCTTAGCAGTCAATCAGGTTGGCGATCTTGAGATCACCTCTGCTGATCTTGCCACGGCTTATCAATCTCTAGTGCAAGAGCAAGCAAGCGCCTTGCGCGCTGCGGCCGAGCGAGTGCGGGCCTATCACGAGCGCCAGAAGATAGAAACTGGTTGCCATTCGTGGGAGTACACCGAGAGCAATGGCACACGCTTAGGTCAAAAGATCACGCCCTTGGATCGCGTTGGTATTTATGTGCCTGGTGGTAAGGCGGCATATCCATCCTCTGTTCTCATGAATGCCATTCCTGCGAAGGTTGCCGGGGTTGGCGAGATTGTGATGGTGGTGCCCACACCCGATGGTGCGCGTAATCCCTTGGTATTGGCAGCCGCTCATCTAGCAGGAGTGGATCGGGTCTTTACGATTGGCGGGGCACAGGCGGTTGGCGCATTGGCGTATGGAACCCAAACGGTGCCGGCAGTCGACAAGATCGTAGGCCCTGGTAATGCGTATGTAGCAGCAGCCAAGCGCAGAGTATTTGGTCGAGTGGGGATCGATATGATTGCAGGTCCCTCAGAGATCTTGGTATTGTGCGATGGTTCTACCGATCCAGACTGGATTGCAATGGATTTGTTTTCGCAGGCCGAGCACGATGAGCTCGCCCAATCGATTTTGCTCTGTCCTGATAAAGAGTTCATTGATCGAGTGGATGCGAGTATTCAGAAGCTATTGCCGCAAATGCCTAGAGAGAAAGTAATCCGCGCATCTCTACAAAATCGGGCGCTGTTGATTGAGGTGGACGATATGGCGCAGGCTTGCCAAATTGCCAATTTGATCGCGGCTGAGCATCTCGAGATTTGTGCAAACAATCCCGATCAATGGGCCGCGCAGATTCGGCATGCGGGCGCTATTTTTATGGGCTCTTACACCAGTGAGTCATTAGGTGATTATTGCGCTGGGCCCAATCACGTTTTACCCACGGCACGGACGGCGCGGTTTTCTTCACCCTTAGGTGTTTATGACTTTATTAAGCGCTCGAGCCTTATTGAGGTGAGTGAAGCGGGTGCGCAAAGTTTGGGCCCGATTGCTAGCACCTTGGCGCATGGCGAGGGCTTGCAGGCGCACGCGCGTGCAGCCGAGATGCGGCTCACGAAAAAATAA
- the hisB gene encoding imidazoleglycerol-phosphate dehydratase HisB: protein MRQADVSRNTSETKIQITLNLDGTGKADLNSGVPFLDHMLDQIARHGMIDLKVHAQGDTHIDDHHTVEDVGITLGQAIAKAVGDKAGITRYGHSYVPLDETLSRVVIDFSGRPGLEFNVPFTRARVGDFDVDLSIEFFRGFVNHAGVTLHIDNIRGVNAHHQIETVFKAFGRALRMALSIDPRSPHAVPSTKGSL from the coding sequence ATGCGCCAAGCAGATGTCAGTCGTAATACCTCAGAGACCAAGATCCAAATTACCTTGAACTTGGATGGTACCGGCAAAGCGGATTTGAACTCCGGAGTACCGTTTTTGGATCACATGCTCGATCAAATCGCCCGTCACGGCATGATCGATCTCAAGGTGCATGCCCAGGGCGACACTCATATTGATGATCACCATACTGTGGAGGATGTCGGTATTACTTTGGGCCAAGCGATTGCGAAAGCGGTTGGTGATAAAGCGGGTATTACGCGTTATGGCCATTCCTATGTGCCACTCGATGAGACCTTGTCGCGCGTTGTGATTGATTTCTCTGGCCGTCCAGGCCTGGAATTCAATGTCCCCTTTACCCGTGCACGGGTGGGTGACTTTGATGTGGATTTAAGCATCGAGTTCTTCCGTGGTTTTGTAAACCACGCCGGCGTGACCTTGCACATCGATAACATTCGGGGTGTGAATGCGCATCACCAGATTGAGACCGTATTTAAGGCCTTTGGGCGAGCACTGCGCATGGCCTTAAGTATCGATCCACGTTCACCCCATGCGGTGCCATCCACCAAGGGAAGTTTGTAA
- a CDS encoding STAS domain-containing protein, producing the protein MSFALPNQVNQTNAEKITKRGSEALTKDYQVDCSALSDFDSSVLAVLLAWRRQLQERNQSLVVLNPPAKLKVLAGVYGVTDLLGLQ; encoded by the coding sequence ATGAGTTTTGCTTTACCTAACCAAGTTAACCAGACGAATGCCGAGAAGATTACAAAGCGGGGTAGTGAGGCATTAACTAAGGATTATCAAGTTGATTGTTCTGCCCTATCTGACTTTGATTCAAGTGTGCTGGCGGTTTTGCTCGCATGGCGCCGCCAGTTGCAAGAGCGTAATCAATCCTTGGTGGTATTAAATCCTCCTGCGAAGTTAAAAGTGCTCGCTGGTGTATACGGAGTGACTGATCTTTTGGGCCTTCAATAA
- a CDS encoding BolA family protein yields the protein MFPTPEQVKSYISEKLPCTHLEVEGDGQHFYATIVSPEFAGKRLVQRHQLVYAALGDRMKAEIHALSIKAFTPDEFAAQ from the coding sequence ATGTTTCCAACCCCTGAGCAAGTAAAAAGCTATATCAGCGAGAAGCTCCCCTGTACGCATTTAGAGGTCGAGGGTGATGGGCAACATTTTTATGCCACCATCGTAAGCCCCGAGTTTGCTGGGAAGCGTTTGGTGCAACGCCATCAGTTGGTCTACGCAGCCTTGGGTGATCGAATGAAGGCGGAGATCCATGCGCTCTCGATTAAAGCCTTTACACCCGACGAGTTTGCGGCTCAATAA
- a CDS encoding MlaC/ttg2D family ABC transporter substrate-binding protein — protein MVKTALLSFFAFLLSGALGIASAQNAPDPNTPDGLIKMIVADVMASVKADPEIQKGNIPRVVDLVEKKIVPYTDMRRTTQLAMGRNWSKATPEQQNQLIAEFKSLLIRTYSGALSQLRDQTVQYKPFRANPSDTDVIVRTVVIGKSDPIPLDYRLEKTNDGWKVYDINIMGAWLIEAYRNQFTNQISQNGVEGLIKFLQERNAMLAGKK, from the coding sequence ATCGTGAAAACAGCCTTACTATCATTTTTTGCCTTTTTGCTTTCCGGCGCGCTTGGGATTGCCAGCGCCCAAAATGCACCAGACCCTAATACACCCGATGGTCTTATCAAAATGATTGTGGCTGATGTGATGGCCTCTGTGAAAGCCGACCCTGAGATTCAGAAAGGCAATATTCCCCGCGTGGTGGATTTAGTCGAAAAGAAAATTGTTCCCTACACGGATATGCGCAGAACCACGCAATTGGCCATGGGAAGAAATTGGAGTAAGGCAACCCCAGAGCAGCAAAATCAATTGATTGCCGAGTTCAAATCCTTATTGATTCGGACTTATTCAGGAGCCTTAAGCCAGCTGCGTGATCAAACGGTTCAATACAAACCCTTTCGTGCCAATCCGAGTGATACCGATGTGATTGTGCGCACCGTGGTGATTGGTAAATCAGATCCCATTCCCCTAGACTATCGCCTCGAGAAAACCAATGATGGCTGGAAAGTCTATGACATCAACATCATGGGCGCTTGGTTAATTGAGGCTTACCGCAATCAATTTACCAATCAAATTAGCCAAAACGGTGTCGAAGGCTTGATCAAGTTTTTGCAAGAGCGCAATGCGATGTTGGCAGGTAAGAAGTAA
- the hisG gene encoding ATP phosphoribosyltransferase produces MLTLALSKGRIFEETAPVLAKAGIRPLEDPEQSRKLIIPTSNPEVQIIIVRASDVPTYVQFGAADFGVAGQDVLLEKGSDGLYIPIDLGIARCRMAVAVKNGFDYAAAVRQGSRLRVATKYVNCAREHFANKGVHIDTIHLYGSMELAPLVGLADAIVDLVSTGNTLRANNLVEVESITDISARLIVNQASFKRKRAQLQKILSVWQP; encoded by the coding sequence ATGTTGACTTTAGCCTTGTCCAAAGGACGTATCTTTGAAGAAACCGCCCCTGTTTTAGCAAAGGCGGGTATTCGTCCGCTTGAAGACCCCGAGCAATCCCGTAAGTTAATTATTCCGACCTCCAATCCGGAGGTGCAAATCATCATTGTGCGTGCATCGGATGTACCCACCTATGTGCAATTTGGTGCCGCTGATTTTGGTGTAGCAGGTCAAGACGTTCTTTTAGAAAAAGGCAGCGATGGTTTATACATTCCAATTGATTTAGGAATCGCGCGCTGTCGAATGGCAGTGGCTGTCAAAAATGGATTTGATTACGCAGCAGCGGTGCGCCAGGGCTCGCGTTTGCGAGTGGCCACTAAGTATGTCAACTGCGCGCGTGAGCACTTTGCCAACAAGGGTGTGCACATTGATACGATTCATTTATATGGATCGATGGAATTAGCTCCCTTGGTGGGCTTGGCCGATGCGATTGTGGATTTGGTATCGACAGGCAACACCTTGCGCGCCAATAACTTAGTCGAGGTCGAGTCGATTACTGATATCAGTGCACGTTTAATTGTGAACCAAGCATCGTTTAAGCGTAAGCGCGCTCAATTACAAAAGATCCTGAGTGTTTGGCAGCCATGA
- a CDS encoding ABC transporter permease — MPIPFEYGSGFPTLLRKEIKRFYKVAFQTVAAPVLTAVLYLMIFGHVLEGRLVVYDKLTYTAFLIPGLVMMSVLQNAFANTSSSLIQSKITGNLVFVLLAPLTHLEFYSAYVLAAVFRGVVVGLGVLIITLLFDVPTMQSPVWIILFAFMGAAILGGLGLIAGIWADKFDQLAAFQNFLIMPATMLSGVFYSIHSLPETWQFISHLNPFFYMIDGFRYGFFGVSDVSPWLSLVIVTTFFLVVSGLALRLLQSGYKLRH; from the coding sequence ATGCCAATTCCATTTGAATACGGTAGTGGTTTTCCAACCCTGCTACGTAAAGAGATTAAGCGTTTTTATAAGGTTGCCTTTCAAACGGTTGCGGCACCTGTCTTGACTGCTGTGCTGTACCTCATGATTTTTGGGCATGTTTTAGAAGGTCGCTTGGTGGTGTATGACAAGTTGACCTACACGGCATTTTTAATTCCGGGTTTGGTCATGATGAGCGTGTTACAAAACGCATTTGCCAATACCTCTTCCTCATTAATTCAATCCAAAATTACCGGTAATTTAGTGTTTGTTTTGTTGGCGCCACTCACGCACCTTGAGTTTTATTCAGCCTATGTGCTGGCTGCGGTATTTCGGGGAGTCGTGGTGGGTCTGGGCGTTTTAATCATTACCCTCTTATTTGATGTGCCTACCATGCAAAGCCCCGTTTGGATTATCTTGTTTGCATTCATGGGGGCCGCGATCTTGGGCGGCTTGGGATTGATTGCGGGTATTTGGGCCGATAAGTTTGATCAATTAGCTGCCTTTCAGAACTTTTTGATCATGCCTGCCACCATGCTCTCCGGAGTGTTTTATTCCATTCACTCTTTGCCAGAAACTTGGCAGTTTATTTCGCATCTCAATCCATTCTTTTACATGATTGATGGCTTTCGCTATGGATTTTTTGGGGTCTCCGATGTTTCGCCCTGGCTAAGCCTAGTAATTGTGACCACGTTTTTCTTAGTTGTTTCGGGCTTGGCCCTGCGTTTACTACAATCGGGTTATAAATTACGCCACTAA
- the mlaD gene encoding outer membrane lipid asymmetry maintenance protein MlaD gives MKKSAIDIWVGLFVTIGMLAMLFLALKVGNMSAVSFAPTYTVSARFDNIGGLKPRAPVKSAGVVVGRISTIQFDDTTYQATVTMTIEKAYQFPKDSSAKILTSGLLGEQYIGLEAGGDEQMLADGGKITQTQSAIVLENLISQFLYNKAADTGQDKGDTKSGTK, from the coding sequence ATGAAAAAAAGTGCGATTGATATTTGGGTTGGATTATTCGTAACGATCGGCATGTTAGCCATGCTTTTTCTGGCGCTTAAGGTCGGCAATATGAGTGCTGTGTCATTTGCCCCAACGTACACGGTCTCGGCCCGCTTTGACAATATTGGCGGCTTAAAGCCGCGCGCACCGGTAAAAAGTGCGGGCGTTGTGGTCGGCCGTATTTCAACGATTCAGTTTGATGACACGACCTATCAGGCCACAGTGACGATGACGATTGAAAAGGCCTATCAGTTTCCCAAAGATTCCTCGGCAAAGATCTTAACGTCAGGATTGTTAGGCGAGCAATACATTGGTCTTGAAGCGGGTGGTGATGAGCAAATGCTCGCCGATGGTGGCAAGATTACTCAAACCCAATCAGCCATTGTTCTAGAAAATCTCATTAGCCAATTTCTATACAACAAGGCAGCGGATACTGGCCAGGACAAAGGCGATACCAAGTCGGGCACCAAATAA
- the hisC gene encoding histidinol-phosphate transaminase — MSLFWNPDLQNLSPYVPGEQPKHEKLVKLNTNESPYGPSPKALAAIAAGNHEGLRLYPDPDAKALKEAIAKHYGLKPDQVFVGNGSDEVLAHVFLGLLKHPKSLLFPDITYSFYPVYCQLFGIDHQTIALDSQFAIHLADYVQKTNELGGNSGVIFPNPNAPTGRALPRTTIEEFLKTNTQSVVVVDEAYVDYGTESCVPLLHKGYSNLLITHTLSKSRALAGLRVGYALGHAELITGLERVKNSFNSYPLGQLAQAGAIAAIEDQAHLDAITQEVIKTRMASDEQLKSLGFETLPSSANFVFTQHPKHDGEKLYLALRERGIIVRHFKTPRIKNYLRITIGTNEQMNILIDALRDIVS; from the coding sequence ATGAGCCTCTTTTGGAACCCCGATCTGCAGAACTTAAGCCCGTATGTTCCCGGGGAGCAGCCCAAACACGAGAAACTTGTCAAACTCAATACCAATGAGAGCCCCTATGGGCCCTCACCCAAAGCCTTAGCAGCGATTGCTGCAGGTAATCACGAGGGCTTGCGGCTATATCCCGATCCGGATGCCAAGGCTCTCAAGGAAGCGATCGCCAAGCACTATGGCCTAAAACCCGACCAGGTATTTGTGGGCAATGGCTCGGATGAAGTACTCGCTCATGTGTTCTTGGGGCTTCTCAAACACCCCAAGTCCCTCCTCTTTCCCGATATCACCTACAGCTTCTACCCAGTCTATTGCCAACTGTTTGGGATTGACCACCAGACAATTGCGCTCGATAGTCAATTTGCCATTCATCTAGCTGATTACGTTCAAAAGACCAACGAATTAGGCGGAAACAGTGGAGTTATTTTTCCGAACCCCAATGCGCCCACAGGCCGCGCTCTGCCGCGCACAACAATCGAAGAGTTCCTAAAAACCAATACCCAAAGCGTGGTGGTGGTTGATGAGGCCTACGTAGATTACGGTACCGAATCGTGTGTGCCACTCTTACACAAAGGCTATTCCAATCTTCTGATCACCCACACGCTCTCGAAATCCAGGGCTTTGGCAGGATTGCGGGTTGGTTACGCTTTAGGTCACGCTGAGCTCATCACGGGACTCGAGCGCGTGAAGAATAGTTTTAACTCCTACCCCTTAGGCCAATTAGCACAAGCTGGTGCGATTGCAGCGATTGAAGATCAGGCGCATCTTGATGCAATCACTCAAGAAGTGATCAAGACCCGCATGGCCAGCGACGAGCAACTAAAAAGCCTAGGCTTTGAGACCTTACCCTCGAGCGCTAACTTTGTCTTTACCCAACATCCAAAGCACGATGGCGAGAAATTGTATTTAGCCTTACGTGAGCGCGGGATCATCGTGCGCCACTTCAAAACACCCCGGATTAAGAACTATCTTCGCATTACGATTGGCACGAATGAGCAAATGAACATCCTCATCGATGCCTTGCGCGACATCGTCTCGTAA
- the murA gene encoding UDP-N-acetylglucosamine 1-carboxyvinyltransferase → MDKLVMTGGAPLKGEINIAGAKNAALPILCASLLTADPVELFNVPDLQDVRTMLKLLQQMGVTLEFPNPNDRSHLILQAGTISSPEAPYELVKTMRASILVLGPLLARMGRATVSLPGGCAIGARPVDQHIKGLKAMGASIQIRKGFIVAKIAEPNTRLQGNAILTDMITVTGTENLLMAACLAEGTTILENAAREPEVGDLAELLVKMGAKISGIGSDRLVIEGVPTLHGASHHVIADRIETGTFLCAVAATGGEIVLKNCRPDTLDAVLVKLKEAGLKMKKGADWISASMSGRPKPVSFRTSEYPAFPTDMQAQFMALNAIAGGSSRITETIFENRFMHVQELNRLGADISIEGNTAIVEGVDKLSGATVMATDLRASASLVIAGLAAQGETQVDRIYHLDRGYDRMEQKLTQLGANIRRMK, encoded by the coding sequence ATGGATAAATTAGTGATGACAGGGGGAGCCCCCCTCAAGGGCGAGATCAATATTGCGGGTGCTAAGAATGCCGCTTTACCTATTTTGTGTGCAAGCTTATTAACAGCTGATCCAGTTGAGCTCTTTAATGTGCCTGATTTGCAAGATGTGCGCACGATGTTAAAGCTCTTGCAACAAATGGGCGTCACTCTAGAGTTTCCGAATCCGAACGATCGCAGCCATTTGATTTTGCAAGCCGGAACGATTTCAAGTCCTGAGGCGCCCTATGAGTTAGTAAAAACCATGCGGGCATCGATTTTGGTATTGGGCCCGCTTTTGGCAAGGATGGGACGAGCCACGGTATCGCTACCTGGGGGCTGTGCGATTGGAGCGCGCCCTGTGGATCAGCACATCAAAGGTTTGAAGGCGATGGGGGCGAGTATTCAGATTCGTAAAGGTTTTATCGTTGCGAAGATTGCAGAACCAAATACTCGCTTACAGGGTAATGCGATCCTGACCGACATGATTACCGTGACCGGTACAGAAAATCTTTTAATGGCAGCCTGCCTTGCAGAGGGAACAACGATTTTAGAAAATGCAGCGCGCGAACCCGAGGTCGGTGATTTGGCTGAGCTTTTAGTCAAAATGGGTGCGAAGATCAGTGGCATTGGTAGTGATCGCCTCGTGATCGAGGGAGTCCCCACCTTGCACGGGGCAAGCCATCATGTGATTGCGGATCGTATTGAGACCGGTACCTTCTTATGTGCGGTAGCAGCCACCGGTGGAGAGATTGTTCTCAAGAACTGCCGACCCGACACCTTAGATGCTGTTCTAGTCAAGCTCAAAGAGGCGGGTCTCAAAATGAAAAAAGGTGCGGATTGGATTTCTGCATCGATGAGTGGTCGTCCAAAACCGGTGAGCTTTCGTACCTCCGAGTACCCAGCCTTTCCAACCGATATGCAAGCGCAGTTTATGGCACTTAATGCAATTGCTGGGGGTAGCTCACGCATCACGGAGACCATTTTTGAGAACCGTTTTATGCATGTGCAAGAGCTCAATCGCTTAGGGGCCGATATCTCGATTGAGGGTAATACGGCGATTGTGGAGGGCGTTGATAAGCTCTCGGGTGCAACGGTGATGGCGACCGATTTGCGCGCCTCCGCAAGTCTCGTGATTGCTGGTTTAGCGGCTCAAGGTGAGACCCAGGTAGATCGGATCTATCACCTTGATCGTGGTTACGATCGTATGGAGCAGAAATTGACCCAACTTGGCGCAAACATCCGCCGCATGAAATAA
- the mlaE gene encoding lipid asymmetry maintenance ABC transporter permease subunit MlaE: protein MNLEPSSKSNLITNALGDLGFFIRKNITGLGYAARMFFLVLMRSSGLLKRPRLVSDQILFVGNYSFVIITVSGLFVGFVLGLQGYYTLTRYGSEQALGLLVALSLTRELGPVITALLFAGRAGTSLTAEIGLMKAGEQLSAMEMMAVDPLRRVIAPRLWAGIIAMPILATIFTAVGVLGGYLVGVPLIGVDSGAFWSQMQGGVDLFDDIANGFIKSIVFGVAVTFIALYQGYESKPTPEGVSQATTRTVVLSSLAVLALDFLLTAMMFSN, encoded by the coding sequence ATGAATCTCGAACCAAGCTCCAAATCAAATCTAATCACGAACGCATTGGGTGATCTCGGATTTTTTATTCGTAAAAATATTACGGGCCTTGGCTACGCTGCCCGCATGTTTTTCTTGGTGTTGATGCGTTCTAGCGGGTTGCTCAAACGACCGCGCCTGGTATCGGATCAAATTTTGTTCGTCGGTAACTATTCCTTTGTGATCATTACCGTATCGGGCTTATTTGTTGGTTTTGTATTGGGTTTACAAGGCTATTACACCTTAACGCGTTATGGTTCGGAACAGGCTCTTGGTTTATTGGTCGCATTGTCCTTAACGCGTGAACTAGGCCCAGTCATTACCGCTTTGTTGTTTGCGGGCCGTGCCGGCACCTCGCTAACAGCCGAGATTGGTCTCATGAAAGCGGGAGAGCAGTTATCTGCCATGGAGATGATGGCGGTTGACCCTTTGCGCCGAGTAATCGCACCGCGTTTATGGGCCGGGATTATTGCGATGCCAATCTTGGCCACCATCTTTACTGCTGTCGGTGTTTTGGGTGGGTATCTAGTGGGTGTCCCGCTAATTGGGGTCGATAGCGGTGCATTCTGGTCTCAAATGCAGGGTGGGGTTGACCTATTTGATGATATTGCCAATGGCTTTATTAAAAGCATTGTCTTCGGTGTAGCCGTGACATTTATTGCCCTCTATCAGGGCTATGAGTCAAAGCCGACCCCTGAGGGCGTCTCGCAAGCGACTACGAGGACCGTAGTGCTCTCATCCTTAGCAGTGTTAGCTTTAGATTTTTTATTAACTGCCATGATGTTCTCCAACTAA
- a CDS encoding MlaA family lipoprotein — protein MIFLKRLCVTLLSLCIIGCASIPAGSEPSPQDPWESFNRSVFSFNEGLDEYLLKPITKGYRFILPKPAQQGIDNFFGNYRDIYTSVNNLLQGNVSMAFSDLMRVVVNTIFGLGGFIDMATPGGLEKHKADFGQTFGVWGVPPGPYVVLPFFGPSNVRDTFGTAVDLETDYLFRLLPDVALRNSLTGLRIVNARNNYYEAGDLLEGAAIDKYTFTRDAYIQRRQYQIDQAKEGKEPPAPVYENPYE, from the coding sequence GTGATTTTTCTAAAGCGCCTGTGCGTTACTCTTCTGAGCCTTTGCATCATCGGATGTGCGAGTATCCCGGCAGGCAGCGAGCCATCGCCGCAGGATCCTTGGGAGTCCTTTAATCGCTCAGTTTTCTCTTTCAATGAAGGATTGGATGAGTATTTGTTAAAGCCAATCACCAAAGGCTATCGATTTATTCTGCCAAAGCCAGCGCAGCAAGGCATTGATAACTTTTTTGGTAACTACCGCGACATCTACACTTCCGTAAATAATTTATTGCAAGGCAATGTCAGCATGGCCTTTAGTGATTTAATGCGGGTGGTCGTCAATACTATTTTTGGATTGGGTGGGTTTATTGATATGGCCACACCGGGTGGCTTAGAAAAACACAAAGCGGATTTTGGGCAGACCTTTGGTGTTTGGGGTGTTCCGCCAGGACCCTATGTGGTCTTGCCGTTTTTTGGGCCAAGCAATGTACGCGATACCTTTGGTACTGCAGTCGATTTAGAAACCGATTATCTTTTCCGTCTCTTGCCGGACGTAGCCTTGCGTAATAGTTTGACGGGATTGCGGATTGTTAATGCCCGTAATAACTACTATGAGGCAGGCGATCTTTTGGAGGGTGCAGCGATTGATAAGTACACCTTTACACGTGATGCCTATATTCAGAGGCGTCAGTATCAAATTGATCAGGCCAAAGAGGGTAAGGAGCCTCCTGCCCCAGTCTATGAGAACCCCTACGAGTAA
- a CDS encoding ABC transporter ATP-binding protein, which produces MPSTLTSGAIDSPVVSIRGVDFSYAPGERQILGGLHMEFRRGQVVAVMGGSGCGKTTVLRLIGGQVTAQTGSVEFEGREISAMTSDQLMQARRRMGMLFQFGALFTDLSVFENVAFPLREHTNLSEELIRDLVLMKLNAVGLRGARDLMPSQISGGMARRVALARAIVLDPPLIMYDEPFAGLDPIGLGITARLIRNLNDALGATSILVTHDVEETFEIADYVYFIANGKIGAQGTPDELNRSADPFVRQFLDASPEGPVPFNYPGPDLASDFGLHR; this is translated from the coding sequence ATGCCGTCTACTCTCACCTCAGGCGCGATCGATTCGCCCGTTGTTTCCATTCGGGGGGTGGATTTTTCGTATGCCCCGGGTGAGCGCCAAATTCTCGGTGGGCTTCATATGGAATTTCGCCGCGGCCAAGTGGTTGCGGTGATGGGTGGTTCGGGTTGCGGTAAGACCACGGTCTTGCGATTGATTGGTGGACAGGTGACCGCTCAAACGGGCTCAGTGGAGTTTGAGGGCCGTGAGATTTCCGCGATGACTAGCGATCAACTCATGCAAGCAAGACGACGTATGGGCATGCTATTTCAGTTCGGTGCCTTATTTACTGATTTGAGCGTGTTTGAGAACGTCGCTTTTCCATTGCGTGAGCACACGAACCTAAGTGAAGAGCTGATTCGTGATTTGGTGCTGATGAAATTAAATGCGGTTGGTTTACGCGGCGCTCGTGATTTAATGCCCTCACAGATTTCAGGGGGGATGGCAAGGCGAGTTGCCTTGGCACGCGCGATTGTTTTAGACCCACCGCTTATTATGTATGACGAGCCATTTGCAGGACTTGATCCAATTGGTTTGGGGATTACAGCGCGATTAATCCGCAATCTCAATGACGCTTTGGGCGCAACCAGCATTTTGGTGACACACGACGTCGAAGAGACCTTCGAGATCGCAGACTACGTGTACTTTATTGCTAATGGCAAGATTGGAGCGCAAGGCACGCCCGATGAACTCAATCGCTCAGCAGATCCATTTGTGCGCCAATTTTTAGATGCCTCGCCTGAGGGCCCGGTACCTTTTAATTACCCAGGCCCGGATTTAGCAAGTGACTTCGGATTACACCGTTAA
- a CDS encoding ABC transporter ATP-binding protein: MQSAVLVEHLSKSYGSLQALKDVSLDIKEGEFFGLLGPNGAGKTTLISILAGLCRPDSGRAFIMGTNVQTNFIEARRLLGVVPQELVFDPFFTVRETLRFQSGYFGIRNNDDWIDEIMTHLDLTSKANSNMRSLSGGMKRRVLVAQALVHRPPVIVLDEPTAGVDVELRQSLWKFISRLNQDGHTILLTTHYLEEAESLCGRIAMLKSGQVVALDTTQNLLARYGSHKAQAGQEVDLEDVFIQIMAGE; the protein is encoded by the coding sequence ATGCAGTCCGCAGTTTTAGTCGAGCATTTAAGTAAATCCTACGGTTCATTGCAAGCTCTCAAGGATGTTTCCTTAGATATCAAAGAGGGCGAGTTTTTTGGATTGCTCGGCCCTAATGGTGCTGGTAAGACCACTCTCATTTCTATTTTGGCTGGCTTGTGCCGACCTGATTCTGGTCGCGCATTCATTATGGGCACGAATGTGCAAACCAACTTCATTGAAGCGCGCCGTTTACTTGGCGTGGTTCCTCAAGAGCTGGTGTTTGATCCTTTTTTTACGGTGCGCGAGACCTTGCGGTTTCAGTCGGGCTACTTTGGGATTCGGAACAATGACGATTGGATCGATGAAATCATGACGCACCTCGATTTAACCAGTAAAGCCAACAGTAATATGCGCTCGCTTTCTGGGGGCATGAAGCGCCGTGTTTTGGTAGCGCAAGCCCTAGTTCACCGCCCTCCAGTGATTGTGTTAGATGAGCCAACCGCCGGGGTGGATGTCGAGCTACGTCAGTCCCTCTGGAAATTTATTAGTCGGCTTAATCAAGATGGCCATACCATTTTGCTGACCACGCACTATTTAGAAGAGGCTGAATCTTTGTGTGGTCGTATCGCGATGCTCAAGTCTGGTCAAGTCGTGGCACTGGATACTACTCAAAATCTTCTCGCACGCTATGGATCTCACAAAGCGCAAGCGGGTCAAGAGGTTGATCTTGAGGATGTATTTATTCAGATCATGGCGGGAGAGTAG